From the Plectropomus leopardus isolate mb chromosome 18, YSFRI_Pleo_2.0, whole genome shotgun sequence genome, one window contains:
- the cap1 gene encoding adenylyl cyclase-associated protein 1, which produces MSELASLVQRLEVAVCRLESMSPGGSGGGAPAGGAVSAYVEAFDEIVCGPVADYLSLSKTIGGDVQTHAEIMKKLFTLQRNFLVLASTHQKPSDKDLMNLLKPMSEVIVEVQSFREKNRKSAEFNHLSTVSESVPALGWVSVAPKPGPYVKEMEDAGTFYANRVRKEYKGKDDKHVEWVKAYLRIWTEMQEYIKKHHTTGLTWSKTGPIASASAAPPSAPAGGCPPPPPPGPPPPPMDSAPSGGGGDGGAANRNALFAAINKGEGITRGLKHVSDDQKTHKNPNLRAGGPPVRAGPKPFCSQTPKAPASAAKTSTQPPVLELDGKKWKVENQEGASDLVIEDTELKQVVYAFKCNKSTLQVKKKINSIILDNCKKMGLVFDDVVGIVEIINCKDVKVQVMGKVPTISINKTDGCHVYLSEDSLNCEIISAKSSEMNILVPKKDEPGDFVEIAVPEQFKTVWDGKKLVTTATEIAG; this is translated from the exons ATGTCTGAGTTGGCGAGTCTGGTGCAGCGGCTGGAGGTGGCCGTGTGTCGCCTGGAGTCCATGTCACCTGGAGGCAGCGGCGGTGGAGCTCCTGCTGGAGGAG CTGTATCAGCATACGTTGAGGCCTTTGACGAGATCGTCTGCGGTCCCGTGGCCGATTACCTCTCCCTCAGCAAGACGATCGGTGGCGATGTCCAGACACAC GCAGAGATAATGAAGAAGCTATTCACCCTTCAGAGAAATTTCCTCGTTTTAGCCTCCACCCACCAGAAGCCCTCTGAT aaagATTTGATGAATCTCCTGAAACCCATGTCCGAGGTGATCGTTGAGGTGCAGTCGTTTCGCGAGAAGAACCGCAAGTCGGCAGAGTTCAACCACCTCTCTACCGTGAGCGAGAGCGTGCCCGCCCTTGGATGGGTCAGCGTG GCCCCGAAGCCAGGCCCCTATGTGAAAGAGATGGAGGATGCCGGCACGTTCTACGCCAACCGTGTGCGCAAGGAATACAAGGGAAA GGACGACAAACATGTGGAGTGGGTGAAAGCCTATCTCAGGATCTGGACCGAAATGCAGGAGTACATCAAAAAGCACCACACCACCGGGCTGACCTGGAGCAAGACC GGTCCCATTGCTTCagcctctgcagctcctcccagtgctcctgctggtggttgtcctcccccacctccccccGGTCCACCTCCTCCCCCCATGGACAGTGCACCCAGTGGAGGTGGTGGTGATGGCGGAGCGGCCAATCGTAACGCTTTGTTCGCCGCCATTAACAAGGGAGAGGGCATCACCAGGG GCTTGAAGCATGTGAGCGATGACCAGAAGACCCACAAGAACCCTAACCTGAGGGCTGGGGGTCCTCCAGTACGTGCCGGACCAAAACCTTTCTGTTCCCAGACTCCCAAAGCTCCTGCGTCTGCCGCCAAGACGTCCACACAGCCCCCTGTGCTGGAGCTGGATGGAAAGAAGTGGAAAGTG GAGAACCAAGAGGGAGCATCCGACCTGGTGATCGAGGACACTGAGCTCAAACAAGTGGTTTATGCATTCAAGTGTAACAAGAGCACCCTGCAGGTCAAGAAGAAAATCAACTCCATCATTTTAG ACAACTGTAAGAAAATGGGCCTGGTGTTCGATGACGTCGTGGGCATTGTAGAGATCATCAACTGCAAGGACGTCAAGGTCCAG GTCATGGGTAAGGTCCCCACTATCTCCATCAACAAGACGGACGGTTGCCATGTCTACCTGAGCGAGGACTCTCTGAACTGCGAGATCATCAGCGCCAAGAGTTCGGAGATGAACATCCTGGTACCCAAAAAAGATGAACCAGGGGACTTT gtGGAGATCGCTGTTCCCGAGCAGTTCAAGACAGTCTGGGACGGCAAGAAGCTCGTCACCACAGCGACAGAGATCGCCGGATAG